A single window of Phaenicophaeus curvirostris isolate KB17595 chromosome 24, BPBGC_Pcur_1.0, whole genome shotgun sequence DNA harbors:
- the LOC138730514 gene encoding omega-hydroxyceramide transacylase-like, with amino-acid sequence MAEEDPRGSSPRFSLSFSGSGFLALYQVGVVQSLLELAPELLKSACKVYGSSAGSLIAAAVVCGIGLDDLKEFFFAMANEVRKTILGPLSPKCSLLANIKTVLQRMLPEDSYQLASGRLHISLTRVADGQNVMASEFSSKEELIQALLCSCFLPIYCGFIPPSYRGVRYVDGGFTGLQPVSSLEEAVITVSPFTGELDICPRDCPAIFFCFQIFNGSIQISIENLCRISYALFPPSTMVLNDIFSQGYQDTALFLYRNNAFGFNYFDGNFRFASMCGKNDSTHCERIYTGLCRRVPQCLAPCFLPGLALWRKEQVTGLQDPLSKVLLQPYRLPAFVRKGVKKLWGLLEGISSMVKPFQKLLRTMVPRLPKKAAARR; translated from the exons ATGGCTGAGGAGGATCCCCGGGGTTCGAGCCCCCGTTTCTCACTCTCCTTTTCGGGCAGTGGCTTTCTCGCCCTGTACCAGGTCGGGGTGGTGCAGTCCCTCCTGGAGCTGGCTCCTGAACTCCTCAAGTCAGCATGCAAGGTCTACGGGTCATCTGCTGGCTCGCTCATCGCCGCCGCTGTGGTGTGCGGCATCGGCCTCG ATGACctaaaggaatttttctttgCCATGGCAAACGAAGTCAGGAAAACCATCCTGGGCCCTCTCTCTCCCAAGTGCAGCTTGCTGGCGAATATCAAGACTGTTTTACAGCGGATGCTACCTGAGGATTCCTACCAGCTGGCGTCGGGGCGGCTGCACATCTCTCTCACACGGGTGGCTGATGGCCAAAACGTCATGGCCTCCGAGTTCAGCTCGAAGGAGGAGCTCATTCAG gctctcctctgcagctgctttctTCCTATCTACTGTGGATTCATCCCTCCATCCTACCGAGGCGTG CGATACGTTGATGGAGGATTCACCGGCCTGCAACCTGTTTCCAGCTTGGAGGAAGCCGTGATCACCGTATCCCCGTTCACAGGAGAGCTCGATATCTGCCCACGAGATTGTCCCGCTATCTTCTTTTGTTTCCAGATCTTCAATGGCAGCATTCAGATCTCCATAGAAAACCTCTGCAGGATTAGCTATGCTCTCTTTCCACCTAGCACCATG GTCTTGAATGACATTTTCTCCCAGGGCTACCAGGACACTGCCCTTTTCCTGTACAGGAACA ATGCCTTTGGCTTCAACTACTTCGACGGCAATTTCCGCTTCGCCAGCATGTGTGGGAAGAACGACTCCACGCATTGTGAACGGATCTACACCGGCCTGTGCAGAAGGGTCCCACAGTGCCTGGCTCCTTGCTTCCTGCCAG GCTTGGCTCTGTGGAGGAAGGAGCAGGTGACTGGACTGCAGGATCCACTCTCAAAGGTCCTGTTGCAACCATACAGGCTGCCGGCTTTTGTCAGGAAGGG gGTGAAGAAGCTGTGGGGGTTGCTGGAGGGTATCAGCTCCATGGTAAAACCTTTCCAGAAGCTCCTCAGAACCATGGTGCCTCGTTTGCCTAAGAAAGCGGCAGCCAGGAGGTGA
- the LOC138730513 gene encoding omega-hydroxyceramide transacylase-like, whose amino-acid sequence MKISGNEGGTFSILFRGCSTLIAYEAGVLAALRELSPDILKSASRIYGASSGSIVATCGLCDCDIEEVRESFFHHMKQSFWVGLLGGGKAMKILKDVLNKHLPTNAHQLVSGKLHIIVTRVHDWRSVTVSEFTSKEDLIEAVMCSCFIPVFFGFFPPVYRGVRYMDGELGMWRANFVSQTTITVSGFGGEYDICPRDCSAAFFTFQISDCILHITKKNIRRFMFIFRLPTNEVIDQFYTHGYQDTVSFLKRLSEFGINYLDEDCMLSLANKSCRKGERTLHWKPETRELHSRATNSQDVTPNNPDTIQAAYEEEDEAPQHLIHRQKVLTQTTGEHSASEIPVPLIVSGRIRRRMHQSAALLAILLFIFFFFLSLSKF is encoded by the exons ATGAAGATAAGTGGAAATGAGGGAGGAACTTTCTCGATACTGTTTAGAGGCTGCAGTACCTTGATAGCATACGAAGCTGGAGTCTTAGCTGCTCTGAGGGAATTGTCACCTGACATACTGAAATCTGCAtccaggatctatggggcatcTTCAGGATCGATTGTAGCTACCTGTGGATTGTGTGACTGTGACATAG aGGAAGTGAGGGAGTCTTTCTTCCATCATATGAAACAGTCTTTCTGGGTGGGGCTTCTTGGAGGAGGAAAAGCCATGAAAATCTTAAAGGATGTCTTAAACAAACATCTGCCCACCAATGCCCACCAGCTGGTATCTGGCAAGCTGCACATTATCGTCACCCGCGTGCACGACTGGAGAAGTGTGACGGTTTCAGAGTTTACCTCGAAGGAGGATCTCATTGAG GCCGTGATGTGCAGCTGCTTCATCCCAGTGTTCTTTGGGTTTTTCCCTCCTGTGTACCGTGGGGTG CGTTACATGGATGGGGAACTCGGCATGTGGCGAGCCAACTTTGTGTCCCAGACCACCATCACCGTGTCTGGTTTCGGGGGCGAATACGATATCTGCCCCAGAGATTGCTCAGCTGCCTTCTTCACTTTCCAAATCTCTGACTGCATTTTACACATAACGAAAAAAAACATCCGCCgcttcatgtttatttttcgGCTTCCCACAAATGAA GTTATAGACCAGTTTTATACCCATGGCTACCAGGACACAGTCTCCTTCTTAAAAAGACTGA GTGAATTTGGTATAAATTACCTTGATGAGGACTGCATGCTTTCGTTGGCTAATAAATCATGTCGGAAAGGTGAAAGGACCCTGCACTGGAAGCCAGAGACGAGAGAACTTCACTCCAGAGCCACAAACTCTCAGGATGTCACCCCAAACAATCCAGACACCATTCAGGCAGCGTatgaagaggaagatgaagcCCCACAACACCTAATCCACCGTCAGAAAG TTTTGACACAGACAACTGGTGAACACTCAGCATCTGAGATTCCAGTTCCTCTTATTGTTTCTGGCAGAATACGAAGAAGGATGCACCAGAGTGCAGCGTTGCTTGcgattttattatttattttctttttctttctgagccTTTCAAAGTTTTAG